GAGTCGAAAGGATCAGAAGATATTTCTGATTCTGATTTAGATCAAGTTATGAGAAGTATTTAAAATAAAAAGGAACCTGTTGACGCAGGTTCCTAATATCAAATTTCATCCCTTTAAAATGAAAACTGAATGATAAACAAATTTAAACAATTATCACCGGCTACGAAAGAAGATGTTTTAAACGTAGCCTTACTTACAAGTTTTATTTTGGGTGTAATATCCCTAAAATCAATTGTAAAAATATTTTTAATGTACTCACAATTTTTAGAAAAAATATTTAATTAATCATTTTATAATGAAAAAAGAAACATTATACAAAAGCCTACAAGAACGAAATGCAGATCTGCAGGCTGAACTAGATAAAAACAATAAAGTTCTAAATGATATCGATTCTGGAGTTTTATTTTCTGAAGAAGAAAATACTTCTGATTATAAATTTCAAATGTTTGAATTGAGCCCTAATAATTATGTTTTACACAAAGGAAAGCCATATCAATTAGACTCGCATGATATTTATAATTTAGATAGCACAGATTGCGACGATATAAAACCTATGTTACTAACTGATAATATTCTTAATTCTTATCAAATATTATCTTCTAGTGAGGATGAAACTAAATGCGATGTTTTTACATTTATAGAAACTGAAAACGGTTTTTATCTTTCAGATCGAGAAGGGAATATATTAAGTAAACCACTGAAATATGTTCATCAATTTCAGAATTTATTTCAATCCCTTTATCTAAGAGAAATATATTTTATTTTTAATTAAAATTGGCGTTTTAGCAATATAGAGTTTTTTGTAGGTTAGTTTTTACTAACCTACATTTACATAAAATATTACTATTATGAATGAATTTAATTGGATACACTATCCAGAAAGCAGACCGGCCGAAACTGGTAATTATGTTGTGAATTGTGAAATTGATAACCATATCACGAACCATTTAGGTTTTTACGATATACCAACAGCATCTTGGTATACTTCATCTGAAATGCGAGCGAGATTATTAGCTGTAAACGCGTTTAAAGCTGAAAGAACAATACCTTACATTAGAAATTAATAAAAATAACCTTCAAGAAGATCCTTGAAGGTTATTTTTTATAGAATATGTAATTAACTCCTTTTTTATTTTTTGTTTTTGTTTCAACCTTAAATTTATAAATAATATCTAATTCTATTAGTCTATCAACAGCTTCTTGTAATTGTTTTTTCAATACACTTTTTTGTGATTTTTCATAAAATTCATGATTCATTACGTTAAATAACACATATTCACTTACCTTTATTTCCTTGTATTTTTGTCTTTTTATATAATCATGTATTGCATAAAAAGAACCCTTTGTTTTTTTTCCTCTACCTACTGCATTGAATTGCTCAATAATATTATTTGGATGTGAAATATAGCTCTCGCCTATTCCTATCCTAAAAATAGGATCTAGTGTTATTTGAAAACTTGAAGTACTTAGATAAGAATCAATATCAACCTCATTTCCTATACTTGAAATCAAACTCGTATACCTCCAGCCTTTACGAACCTTATTGTTGTGTGGGTTTTGGTATTGGTATTCTAAATACATGCTTTTATCTTTCAGTCGCTTTATTATATTTCTAACCATTTCTTGCTGCCTTCCTCCTGGCGCGTTGTCTGAATGATATATTTTCGCTATTTCAAAAAAAGATGTATTGAAAAATGGGTGTTTATTTCCTGTGTTAAATTCACTATTTAATATAACCCCTTCTCCTGTATAAAAACTTTCTCTATCGTCTTTATTATGAATGTTTTTACTTTTATCAGCTAATAATTTAGAAAGAACATATATCATTTTATGTTCTTCTGCCGTAACCACAAGCCCAATATTGCTTTTTGTTATTTGGTTTTCGAACACTTTCATTGAAGATGACCGCGGAAGTTCTAAGCCTTCGTTTATTTCTTCAATTATTTTTGAAAATTTTTCATCAGTTTTATTAACGGACCCCATTAACCCCAAAGGTTTACTTTGCCTAAAAGTTCCGGTATTTTCCTTTAAAAGTTCAGCTACAGTTTTAGCCCTTAAACTTAATTCTTTCCCCTCTCTCTTTTTCATACAGTAAAAAATCATTTAAGTATAATGACGCATCAACATTTTTAAGTAGGAAAACATTCTCAAGCATTTCATTTGCGTTTTTAGTAGAATAAACTTTTTCCGGTATTGTAAGACTTTCTTTGTTTAAGAGAAAGAATTCGTTCTGCTGTTCGAATATAGAATCTATATAATCAGATATCATTGAAGATTTGAATTGATATTCTCTAAAGAAACAAAACAGTGCAAAATCAAAGTCTAAAAATTTTTGATAGTAAAGAGCAAAGCAGTCAATGCAGTTTTGAACGTATGAGTTTATAAAATCTTCTGAAGCTTTTTGATTTGAAATTTTATTCTTAAGCAAAAGGTACTGTAAATAATAACTTTCATAGGTTTGTTTCTTTTCACTTAGTCTTATACTGAAGCTGATTGCTTTTTTGTTCAGATCCTCAAACATTTTTAAAGCTTTTATATCAGCATTAGTTACGAACGACTGAATAATAAATATTCGTTCATAGTCGGTTAAGTAAACAGAATCGTCAAAAAGTAAGTTTTCTCTATCAGTTTGTATGTTGTTCATAAGAATAGCAGCTCTATCTTTAGAACTTAATTTAAGGATAGAAAGTATCTTATTTTGTGATTCAACCGGCAGAGCCAAAAAATCTTCCTGGTTAATCAATTTTGAGTATTTATTATTGACTTTCATATTCTATTTTATTACTTCCGCTATGTAAGCTTTGTGGAAGTATAATTTTATTTTAAGGTCTTTAAATATGTTTCTTCTATTATCTTAAATTCATCTTCTCCTACTTCCTCAATATATGCTTCAAGATATTTTGAAATAATATTCCCCATAAAGTCTTTTATAGGCAATCTATTATAATGAGCGATGGCTTTTATTTTTTCTGTTTCGATCCTATTTGCTATAAAAATAAACCTAGTTTCTCCTTCTTTCAGCCCATTTTTCTTTCCTTCTTCCTTTTCTTCCTTTTCTTTATTTTTAAAGTAAACTTCAATTGAAGTTTTGTCACTTTCATGGTTTACAACTTGTTTTTGTTCTTTCTTTGGAACTGAAGATTCTCCGAAAAGATATTCCATTCCACGTTTAAAATCCTTAGCCATTTTAAAAATATTTATACTGTTTCTTTAATTAATATTTGCTCAATTTTGTTAGATACATAATGAAAATTAATTTCTGTATCTTGATACTGTTCTTTTTCATTTTCATACTCGAAGTAAATAATACCATCTTGACTAACCACCTTTAAGCCAATGTCAAGTATATTGATAGAATTCCCTTTGGATTTTATGTTTTCGTAATCGAAAGAAAATCCATAATCAATTAATAAATTTGCAATTCTTTTCATTTTATATTTTATTTTCTTCTTTTTTATACACAATACATATTGTAAATCATGTTACAAATGTAAACATTGTTTACTATTTCCCCAAACGTTTTATTATCTCTTTCGCTAAATTTTTATAATCTTCTGATCCGTATGATTTTGGATTGTAGCTAATAATATCTTGTTTTGATACTGGAGCTTCAGCGATTGAAACATTATCTCTAATTTGTGTTTTAAAAAGCAACTTATTAAAATTTTCGTCAAGTGATTCCAGGATATTCTTGTTTAAAACCTTCCTTTTATCATACTGTGTTACAAATAAACCCGTAAGCTGAAGATTTTTATTTAGTCTTGATTGTATTTTTTTAATAACTTCAATTAATTTAACTACACCTTGTAAAGCTAAATATTGCGCCTGTATCGGTACAATAATATGATTAGAAGCAACGAAGCTATTTAATGTAAGTAAGCCTAGACTAGGTGGGCAATCGATTAAAATGAAATCGTATTTGCTTGCTATAGGTTCAATAAGTTCCTTTAGTATCTGTTCTCTTCCTGGTTCTGAAGCGAGTTCAATTTCGGCCCCGGAAAGATCAAGCGTAGATGGTACCACGTCAAAACCTTTTTTGTACTCAAATGGCGTTAAAGGATATTCGCCTCTTAATGATCCGTAAACAGTTTTATTTTCTGTTGAAATTCCTAAGCTTTGGCTAAGGTTCGCTTGTGGGTCAAGATCTATCAATAAAACTTTCTTTTTAAGTAAATTCAAGGCAGCCCCTATATTAACACTAGAAGTCGTTTTTCCCACGCCTCCTTTGTGGTTGCTAACAGATATTATTTTAGTCATTTGGTTTTAGCTTTTATGTTCCCGACAATTATGCCGGGAACAATGGTTTTTTAATATTAATAGAAAGAAAGTGTTTTTACTTTCCCGGTGTTTCCTTCAAAACTTAATCGGAATGTATCTCCAGGCTTTCCTCCTCTATTTTTAATTATTTTACAATATAATTCCTCTGATGGGTAACCTGGACCGTCATAGCTTTCTGGTATTTTATTATTTACTCCACCCCATTGAGGTTCAAACATACAATTCCAAAATCCAATTATCAAGTTTGCAATATGTTCTATATCTCCAGCTTCTCTAATTTTATCAGCAAATAACTGAGAAGGATTTTTTACTTCTCTTGATAATTGGGCACCAAGTATAACCGGTAAACCAGTTAGGACTGAAATATCTTTCAAATCAAGACAAATCTGTTTTATTTCTTCTTGTCTAGTTGTGTTCTTTTTGAAAGGATTTTCAGGAAGTTTAAGCAGCTGTATATAATCAATAAATACGGCACCGACATTTCGGTTTTTCCTTAAAAAGTAAATAGCATCGATCA
The genomic region above belongs to Flavobacterium sp. CBA20B-1 and contains:
- a CDS encoding ParA family protein, whose protein sequence is MTKIISVSNHKGGVGKTTSSVNIGAALNLLKKKVLLIDLDPQANLSQSLGISTENKTVYGSLRGEYPLTPFEYKKGFDVVPSTLDLSGAEIELASEPGREQILKELIEPIASKYDFILIDCPPSLGLLTLNSFVASNHIIVPIQAQYLALQGVVKLIEVIKKIQSRLNKNLQLTGLFVTQYDKRKVLNKNILESLDENFNKLLFKTQIRDNVSIAEAPVSKQDIISYNPKSYGSEDYKNLAKEIIKRLGK